A genomic window from Agrobacterium tumefaciens includes:
- a CDS encoding ABC transporter ATP-binding protein: MANISIRNVSKSYGALNVLRPFSLEIENGEFVVLVGPSGCGKSTMLKILAGLEPASEGQIFIGDNEVTDLAPGDRDIAMVFQNYALYPHLTVRQNIGFGLKMRGTDKAEIDRRVDDAARILEVTPYLDRKPKDLSGGQRQRVALGRAIVRQPQAFLMDEPLSNLDAKLRVHMRAEIGALHKRIGVTTVYVTHDQVEAMTMADRVVIMQGGIIQQIAAPDELFNNPANLFVAGFIGSPGMNFLNAELRDGTVTLFGQQVSLPGAAVRQGDVIVGLRPEHLVLGDAPVTFDVRPTLVESLGSEKYVYFDAEGARVADGEEGKSKGLIARVSHTGSLPGNEALRLGFDPAQLYLFDAKTGARL, translated from the coding sequence ATGGCCAATATTTCCATTCGCAATGTCAGCAAGTCCTATGGCGCGCTTAACGTGCTCAGGCCCTTTTCGCTTGAGATCGAGAACGGCGAGTTCGTGGTGCTGGTCGGGCCTTCCGGCTGCGGCAAGTCGACGATGCTGAAAATCCTCGCCGGTCTCGAACCGGCAAGCGAAGGGCAGATCTTCATCGGCGACAACGAAGTGACGGATCTGGCGCCGGGCGACCGCGACATCGCCATGGTGTTCCAGAACTATGCGCTTTATCCGCACCTCACCGTTCGCCAGAATATCGGCTTCGGCCTGAAGATGCGCGGCACAGACAAGGCCGAGATCGATCGCCGGGTTGATGATGCGGCGCGCATTCTGGAAGTGACACCCTATCTCGATCGCAAGCCCAAGGACCTGTCGGGCGGCCAGCGCCAGCGCGTTGCACTTGGCCGTGCCATCGTGCGTCAGCCGCAGGCCTTCCTGATGGATGAGCCGCTGTCCAACCTCGATGCCAAGCTGCGCGTCCACATGCGTGCCGAAATCGGCGCATTGCACAAGCGTATCGGTGTCACCACCGTTTATGTGACGCATGATCAGGTTGAGGCGATGACGATGGCGGACCGCGTCGTCATCATGCAGGGCGGCATCATCCAGCAGATCGCCGCACCCGACGAGCTTTTCAACAATCCGGCCAATCTTTTCGTTGCCGGTTTCATCGGCTCGCCGGGCATGAATTTCCTCAATGCGGAACTGCGTGACGGCACTGTTACCCTGTTTGGGCAACAGGTTTCCCTGCCGGGCGCAGCCGTCCGCCAAGGCGACGTGATCGTCGGCCTGCGGCCGGAACATCTCGTTCTGGGCGATGCACCGGTTACCTTCGATGTCCGCCCGACGCTGGTGGAGAGCCTCGGATCGGAAAAATACGTCTATTTCGATGCGGAAGGCGCAAGGGTTGCGGATGGCGAGGAGGGCAAGTCCAAGGGGCTGATCGCGCGCGTCTCGCATACCGGCAGCCTTCCCGGCAATGAGGCGCTCCGGCTCGGTTTTGATCCGGCCCAGCTTTATCTCTTCGATGCAAAGACCGGAGCACGGCTATGA
- a CDS encoding NAD-dependent epimerase/dehydratase family protein — protein MILVTGSAGRVGRAVVAALRAQGRAVRGFDLRPSATGGEEVVGSLEDAQALSEAIKGVRAVLHLGAFMSWAPADRDRMFAVNVEGTRRLLDAASAAGVRRFVFASSGEVYPENRPEFLPVTEDHPLCPNSPYGLTKLLGEELVRFHQRSGTMETVILRFSHTQDAAELLDEDSFFSGPRFFLRPRIRQQQNFGNTAIAELLQSRDIGEPSHILARNENGRPFRMHITDTRDMVAGILLALDHPGAAGGTFNLGADQPADFAALLPKIAALTGLPIVTVDFPGDGVYYHTSNERIRNTLGFEAEWTMDRMLDDAAAARRQRLAQEQRQ, from the coding sequence ATGATCCTCGTCACCGGATCGGCAGGCCGTGTCGGCCGTGCCGTTGTCGCCGCCTTGCGCGCGCAGGGCCGCGCCGTTCGCGGTTTTGATTTGAGGCCATCGGCAACCGGCGGCGAGGAAGTCGTCGGGTCGCTGGAGGATGCGCAGGCACTGTCCGAGGCCATCAAGGGCGTGAGGGCCGTCCTGCATCTTGGCGCCTTCATGTCATGGGCTCCGGCGGATCGTGACCGCATGTTCGCCGTCAATGTCGAGGGCACGCGCCGGCTTCTGGATGCGGCGTCAGCAGCTGGCGTGCGGCGGTTCGTTTTCGCCTCCTCGGGTGAGGTCTATCCGGAAAACCGGCCGGAATTCCTGCCGGTCACCGAGGATCATCCGCTTTGCCCCAATTCGCCCTATGGTCTGACCAAGCTTCTGGGTGAAGAGCTGGTGCGCTTTCACCAGCGAAGCGGTACCATGGAAACGGTGATCCTGCGGTTTTCGCATACGCAGGATGCGGCGGAACTGCTGGATGAGGACAGCTTCTTTTCCGGTCCCCGGTTTTTCCTGCGGCCGCGCATTCGCCAGCAGCAGAATTTCGGAAATACTGCCATCGCCGAATTGCTCCAGTCCCGCGATATCGGTGAGCCGTCGCACATTCTGGCGCGCAATGAAAACGGCCGACCGTTCCGTATGCATATAACCGATACACGCGACATGGTGGCGGGCATTCTGCTCGCTCTCGATCACCCCGGGGCGGCGGGTGGCACCTTCAATCTGGGTGCCGACCAACCGGCCGATTTCGCCGCCCTTCTGCCGAAGATTGCCGCGCTGACCGGCCTGCCCATCGTGACAGTCGATTTTCCCGGCGACGGCGTTTATTACCATACGTCCAACGAGCGGATCAGAAACACTTTGGGGTTTGAAGCGGAATGGACGATGGACCGGATGCTGGACGACGCGGCGGCCGCAAGGCGGCAGCGACTCGCGCAGGAGCAGAGGCAATGA
- a CDS encoding ABC transporter ATP-binding protein — MSVLHIRGVTKTFAGGTKAVDNFSLDVADGELVCLLGPSGSGKSTLLRMVGGFEQPTGGQITIDGEDVTHLPPERRPTGMVFQSHALWSHMNVFKNLAFGLKLRRMPASAIREKVEAVLELVGLSGYGERATSQLSGGQQQRVALARSLVLEPKILLLDEPFASLDQHLRERLREEVRDIQQRLGITTLFVTHGQDEALSMADRIVVMANGRTEQIDRPNVIYREPQTPFVAGFIGTMNLIEGMVSGGNFTHAGLTVPLPVSDGPAILAIRPEAVDLTASETPQASVHRVTDYGTHGLVDLDLPDGIRIKSMVAHPDLFRAGQGVDIQPRAVTAFRDNRQIYRS; from the coding sequence ATGTCCGTACTTCATATCCGCGGGGTCACGAAAACCTTCGCCGGTGGCACCAAGGCAGTCGACAACTTCTCGCTCGATGTCGCCGATGGTGAACTCGTCTGCCTTCTTGGCCCCTCCGGTTCAGGCAAATCGACGCTGCTGCGCATGGTCGGCGGTTTCGAACAACCGACCGGCGGACAGATCACCATCGACGGCGAAGACGTCACCCATCTGCCACCCGAGCGCCGGCCCACCGGCATGGTGTTCCAGAGCCACGCACTCTGGAGCCACATGAATGTCTTCAAAAACCTCGCCTTCGGTCTGAAGCTGCGGCGCATGCCCGCCTCCGCGATCCGGGAAAAGGTCGAAGCGGTACTCGAACTGGTGGGGCTTTCCGGTTATGGCGAACGCGCCACCAGCCAGCTCTCCGGCGGCCAGCAGCAGCGCGTGGCGCTTGCCCGCTCGCTGGTCCTTGAACCGAAAATCCTGCTTCTGGATGAACCCTTCGCCAGCCTCGACCAGCATCTGCGCGAGCGCCTGCGCGAAGAGGTGCGCGATATCCAGCAGCGTCTCGGCATCACCACGCTGTTCGTGACGCATGGGCAGGACGAGGCCCTTTCCATGGCCGACCGCATCGTCGTGATGGCCAATGGCAGGACCGAGCAGATCGACCGGCCGAACGTCATCTACCGCGAACCGCAAACCCCCTTCGTCGCCGGCTTCATCGGCACCATGAACCTGATCGAAGGCATGGTCTCGGGCGGAAACTTCACCCATGCCGGCCTGACCGTGCCGCTGCCCGTCTCCGACGGTCCCGCCATTCTCGCCATCCGCCCCGAGGCCGTTGACCTGACGGCATCCGAGACGCCGCAGGCAAGCGTTCACCGGGTGACCGATTACGGCACCCATGGCCTTGTCGATCTCGATCTTCCAGATGGTATCAGGATCAAATCGATGGTCGCCCATCCCGATCTCTTCCGGGCCGGACAGGGGGTCGATATCCAGCCCCGCGCCGTCACGGCCTTTCGCGACAACCGGCAAATCTACCGGAGCTGA
- a CDS encoding ABC transporter substrate-binding protein: MTKRMKKLALSTATAVLMTMGAVAPAMADTVLKFISWQTDDAGTGEWWHSAIAAFEKQHPGVKIEFTKAERSSYADTMTTLFAANQPPQIVHLASFEFQMFADSGWLEPLDPWLKKDGIDMTGWAGQKKCEWNGETVCIMTNYFGFVMAYNKKLLEEAGVAVPKTYDEFLAAAKATTKDLNGDGIIDQFGTGHETKGGPGQYLTEMLNYVIDAGAYWTDKDGNITIDTPQMVEGLSRWKTVMKSGISPVDMSASDVRKLFADGKMAMRLDGPWLYGTTEKGSAKSDIVYVAPPLHPPLGGSSNVLAMPADIPDDQKALVWDFIKLTMTPEFQRSYATLGGNTPPSPKADVSGVEKTIPHFPVLIETMKAASEAGIDRIPTGLELFYNEFSKMVMEESQRMIIQDLDPAEVAKTMQAKAEAIKG, translated from the coding sequence ATGACCAAAAGAATGAAAAAGCTGGCGCTCAGCACCGCGACCGCCGTCTTGATGACCATGGGCGCTGTTGCGCCCGCCATGGCCGATACCGTGCTGAAGTTCATTTCCTGGCAGACCGATGATGCCGGAACGGGCGAATGGTGGCATTCCGCCATCGCCGCCTTCGAGAAACAGCATCCGGGGGTGAAGATCGAATTCACCAAGGCGGAGCGCAGTTCCTACGCGGATACGATGACCACGCTTTTCGCCGCCAACCAGCCGCCGCAGATCGTGCATCTGGCGTCCTTCGAATTCCAGATGTTTGCCGATAGCGGCTGGCTGGAACCGCTCGACCCGTGGCTGAAGAAGGACGGCATCGACATGACCGGCTGGGCCGGCCAAAAGAAATGCGAATGGAACGGCGAAACCGTCTGCATCATGACCAACTATTTCGGTTTCGTCATGGCCTATAACAAGAAGCTGCTGGAAGAAGCGGGCGTTGCGGTTCCGAAGACCTATGACGAGTTCCTGGCCGCTGCAAAAGCCACGACCAAGGATCTGAACGGCGACGGCATCATCGACCAGTTTGGCACCGGCCATGAAACCAAGGGCGGTCCGGGGCAATATCTAACGGAAATGCTGAACTACGTCATCGATGCCGGCGCCTACTGGACCGACAAGGACGGCAACATCACCATCGATACGCCGCAAATGGTCGAGGGCCTTTCACGCTGGAAAACCGTGATGAAGAGCGGCATCAGCCCGGTGGACATGAGCGCCAGCGACGTGCGCAAGCTGTTTGCCGATGGCAAGATGGCCATGCGGCTCGATGGACCGTGGCTTTATGGCACGACTGAAAAGGGTTCGGCCAAGAGTGACATCGTTTATGTCGCGCCGCCGCTTCATCCGCCGCTTGGCGGCTCGTCCAACGTGCTGGCCATGCCGGCCGATATTCCCGACGACCAGAAGGCATTGGTCTGGGATTTTATCAAGCTGACGATGACGCCGGAATTCCAGCGCAGTTACGCTACCCTTGGCGGCAACACCCCGCCAAGCCCGAAGGCGGATGTCTCGGGTGTTGAAAAGACCATCCCGCATTTCCCGGTGCTGATCGAAACCATGAAGGCCGCGTCTGAAGCCGGTATCGACCGCATTCCGACCGGTCTTGAGCTTTTCTACAACGAGTTCAGCAAGATGGTGATGGAAGAAAGCCAGCGGATGATCATTCAGGATCTCGATCCGGCGGAGGTGGCCAAAACCATGCAGGCAAAGGCCGAAGCCATCAAGGGTTGA
- a CDS encoding carbohydrate ABC transporter permease — translation MTEPVRAGRRKFFDLARPSRQHLLGYILIAPAVLMVAAIIVWPLVLAIDLSFQQVKIPRLGGASRPFSLSNYTWLFSSPEFWLACWVTLKLVIVVTAGSVAVGLSTALLANNRFKGRTVARLGMALPWAVPEIIAVVIFAWMFDTSFGLFGWLAIKLGFTDQMIPWVSSSTAAFWAVAITMVWKGFPFVSIMCLAGLQSIPADYYAAAKVDGASVWQRFRWITMPLLMPVLGVTLVLTLLWVFRDFSIIKVLTGGGPLRSTQTLSIMTYDQAFQYHNFGRAAAVGVLTLVICIVASLLMLGRRSKSIY, via the coding sequence ATGACCGAACCCGTTCGGGCTGGGCGTCGCAAGTTCTTCGATCTTGCGCGTCCCAGCCGGCAACATCTCCTCGGCTATATTCTGATCGCGCCCGCGGTCCTGATGGTTGCCGCCATCATCGTCTGGCCGCTCGTGCTGGCCATCGACCTGTCGTTCCAGCAGGTCAAGATACCGCGGCTTGGCGGCGCCAGCCGGCCGTTTTCGCTGAGCAATTACACATGGCTGTTCTCGTCGCCGGAATTCTGGCTGGCCTGCTGGGTAACGCTGAAACTGGTCATCGTCGTTACCGCCGGCAGCGTCGCCGTCGGTCTCAGCACGGCGCTTCTTGCCAATAACCGTTTCAAGGGCCGCACCGTCGCGCGGCTGGGAATGGCGCTGCCCTGGGCCGTGCCGGAAATCATCGCGGTCGTCATCTTTGCGTGGATGTTCGACACGTCCTTCGGCCTGTTCGGCTGGCTGGCGATCAAACTCGGTTTTACCGACCAGATGATCCCGTGGGTCAGCAGTTCCACGGCCGCATTCTGGGCAGTGGCGATCACCATGGTGTGGAAGGGCTTTCCTTTCGTCTCGATCATGTGTCTGGCTGGCCTGCAGTCCATTCCCGCCGATTATTATGCGGCGGCGAAGGTCGATGGTGCGAGTGTGTGGCAGCGTTTCCGCTGGATCACCATGCCGCTTTTGATGCCGGTTCTGGGCGTGACGCTGGTGTTGACGCTGCTGTGGGTATTCCGCGACTTTTCCATCATCAAGGTTCTGACCGGCGGCGGGCCGCTGCGTTCAACCCAGACACTGTCGATCATGACCTATGACCAGGCCTTCCAGTATCACAATTTCGGCCGTGCCGCCGCCGTCGGCGTGCTGACGCTGGTGATCTGCATCGTCGCGAGCCTTCTGATGCTCGGCCGGCGTTCGAAATCGATCTATTGA
- a CDS encoding inositol monophosphatase family protein, whose translation MTVNYTAILEDMIATTREAGALTLEHFRRFRDIEIGVKGPGDFVSDADRQSETLIRERLLGRYPWGLTGEEFAPVDGSDAEHRWLVDPIDGTTNFIYGQHYTITIALRRGNETICGLVYNPVADEMFTTIKGEGAYLNGERLRVNASSDIALMCVGTGLPTPNLSLYPGAYQRLDDIRAPIGAVRVVGSAANSCAYVACGRLTGYYEETGFVDTAAGILLVEEAGGIVTDWWGRGPEIYERTGTLIVANAATHAYLLERLRGVPPKNP comes from the coding sequence ATGACCGTCAATTACACCGCCATTCTGGAAGACATGATCGCCACCACCCGCGAGGCCGGCGCATTGACGCTCGAGCATTTCAGGCGCTTCCGCGACATCGAGATCGGCGTCAAGGGACCGGGCGACTTCGTGTCGGATGCGGACCGGCAGTCCGAAACACTGATCCGCGAACGCCTGCTCGGCCGGTATCCCTGGGGGCTGACCGGCGAGGAATTCGCTCCGGTTGACGGTTCGGATGCCGAACATCGCTGGCTGGTCGATCCCATCGATGGCACCACCAATTTCATCTATGGCCAGCACTACACCATCACCATTGCGCTTCGCCGCGGCAACGAGACGATCTGCGGGCTCGTCTATAATCCCGTCGCCGACGAAATGTTCACCACGATCAAGGGCGAAGGCGCATATCTCAACGGCGAGCGCCTGCGCGTCAATGCCAGCAGCGATATTGCGCTCATGTGCGTCGGCACCGGCCTGCCAACACCCAACCTCTCGCTTTATCCCGGCGCCTATCAGCGTCTCGACGATATTCGCGCACCCATCGGCGCGGTGCGGGTCGTCGGCAGCGCCGCCAATTCCTGCGCTTACGTGGCCTGCGGCCGGCTTACCGGCTATTACGAGGAGACGGGGTTTGTCGATACCGCAGCCGGCATCCTGCTCGTTGAGGAAGCCGGCGGCATCGTGACGGACTGGTGGGGGCGCGGGCCTGAAATCTATGAGCGAACCGGCACGCTGATCGTCGCCAATGCTGCAACCCACGCCTATCTTCTCGAGCGGCTTCGCGGCGTTCCGCCCAAGAATCCGTGA
- a CDS encoding SMP-30/gluconolactonase/LRE family protein has product MKPETPGGTAALAKGLTLLDMVADAPEPLRFAELLRASGLPKPTFARILRTLIAYGLVRQDEARGTYVLGQRFLEMSHKVWESFDLVSAAMPELERLAAELGETVALCRLDGTMTQYLAERSPNGLSVRVEVGRRVPLHCTAPGKALLAFQDPAVGRALLDRLTLDLQTPKTITTLDALQADLTLTRARGYSISYEEHLPGVNSVAAPVMGRDNTPMGVLVALGPSSRLDSSNIHPAGRELIAAARRITGAAGAVAISSRPRPRSATGRPSAELSCILPWGAQLGESPVWHEGENTLYWVDILHPAVHRFDPATGRNETCETGKLVSAVIPVTGGRLLVASQDGVEWLDFASGRLTPFVSPEAGIADNRLNDAKCGPDGAIWVGSMRIDASKPTGALYRINANGASERKEGGIIVSNGLGWSPDGRTFYFVDTVPGLIHAYDCDPATGALSQRREFARIPVADGRPDGLAVDAEGGVWCAIWDGWCVRRYLANGKLDQVIDMPVPRPSSIAFGGPDLSTLFITSARTRLPASTLADAPLSGGLFSCRPGIAGARISLFEG; this is encoded by the coding sequence ATGAAACCGGAGACGCCGGGCGGCACGGCGGCGCTGGCCAAGGGGTTGACCCTGCTCGACATGGTCGCCGATGCGCCGGAACCGCTGCGTTTTGCCGAGTTGTTGCGCGCCTCCGGCCTGCCGAAGCCCACCTTTGCACGCATCCTGCGCACCCTTATCGCCTATGGCCTCGTCCGTCAGGATGAGGCCCGTGGCACCTACGTCCTCGGCCAGCGTTTTCTGGAAATGTCCCATAAGGTCTGGGAGAGCTTCGATCTCGTCTCGGCGGCAATGCCGGAACTCGAGCGGCTGGCGGCTGAGCTGGGTGAGACGGTTGCGCTGTGCCGGCTTGACGGCACGATGACGCAATATCTCGCCGAACGTTCGCCGAACGGTCTTTCGGTGCGCGTCGAGGTGGGACGCCGCGTTCCCCTGCATTGCACCGCACCGGGCAAGGCGCTGCTCGCCTTTCAGGATCCCGCCGTCGGCCGCGCCCTGCTGGATCGCCTGACGCTCGATCTGCAGACACCCAAAACCATCACCACCCTCGATGCGCTGCAGGCCGATCTGACGCTGACCCGGGCGCGGGGTTATTCGATTTCCTACGAGGAGCATCTGCCGGGGGTGAATTCGGTCGCCGCCCCCGTCATGGGCCGGGACAATACACCGATGGGCGTGCTCGTTGCGCTCGGGCCGTCATCGCGGCTCGATTCCTCCAATATCCATCCCGCCGGGCGTGAATTGATTGCCGCCGCCCGCCGCATTACCGGTGCAGCCGGGGCCGTGGCGATCAGTTCGCGGCCACGCCCGCGTTCGGCAACGGGCCGCCCCAGCGCCGAACTGAGCTGCATTCTGCCATGGGGTGCGCAGCTGGGGGAAAGCCCGGTCTGGCACGAGGGGGAAAACACGCTCTACTGGGTCGATATCCTCCATCCGGCGGTGCACCGCTTTGATCCCGCCACGGGCCGCAACGAAACCTGCGAGACCGGCAAGCTGGTCAGCGCCGTCATTCCGGTCACTGGCGGGCGGTTGCTGGTCGCGTCGCAGGATGGCGTCGAATGGCTGGATTTCGCCTCCGGCCGGCTGACACCCTTTGTCAGCCCGGAAGCGGGCATCGCCGACAACCGCCTGAATGATGCCAAATGCGGGCCGGATGGCGCGATCTGGGTCGGCTCGATGCGCATCGATGCCTCCAAGCCCACGGGTGCGCTTTATCGTATCAACGCCAATGGCGCATCCGAGCGCAAGGAAGGCGGCATCATCGTCTCCAATGGTCTCGGCTGGAGCCCGGATGGCCGGACCTTCTATTTCGTCGATACCGTGCCCGGCCTCATCCACGCCTATGATTGCGATCCGGCGACGGGTGCGCTGTCGCAGCGCCGTGAATTCGCCCGCATTCCCGTGGCCGATGGCCGGCCGGATGGTCTGGCCGTGGATGCGGAAGGCGGGGTCTGGTGCGCCATCTGGGATGGCTGGTGCGTGCGCCGTTATCTTGCGAACGGCAAGCTGGACCAGGTGATCGACATGCCGGTGCCGCGCCCCTCCAGCATCGCCTTTGGCGGGCCTGATCTGTCGACGCTGTTCATCACCAGCGCCCGCACGCGCCTGCCGGCATCCACGCTCGCCGACGCGCCGCTCTCCGGCGGCCTGTTTTCCTGCCGCCCGGGAATTGCCGGCGCGCGCATCTCGCTGTTTGAAGGATAA
- a CDS encoding carbohydrate ABC transporter permease yields MKRTFLQSLALYATVIFTLVMILFPVYWLLVTALSTTDELYRLPPTFWPDDPQWDIFARVWAAKPILLWLWNSMLAAIGSVALSMLVSVSAGYALSRYSMRGGATMGLFVLTAKMLPATLLVIPLFSIFSSFGLIGSLWTLVLAHSTMIIPFATWMLKGYFDTIPKELEQAAMVDGCSPIGAMVRVVLPIATPGLAATALYAFVLSWADYAYARTFLVNSPDNWTANLGITTMQGEYVTYWNDISAASVFIALPIIAIYLFLERYLVGGLTAGAEK; encoded by the coding sequence ATGAAACGGACATTTTTACAGAGCCTTGCCCTTTACGCGACTGTGATCTTCACGCTGGTGATGATCCTGTTCCCGGTCTACTGGCTGCTGGTCACGGCACTTTCCACCACCGATGAGCTGTATCGCCTGCCGCCGACCTTCTGGCCTGACGATCCGCAGTGGGACATCTTCGCCCGCGTCTGGGCGGCAAAACCGATCCTGCTGTGGCTTTGGAACTCGATGCTGGCGGCCATCGGTTCGGTGGCTCTGTCGATGCTGGTCTCGGTCAGCGCCGGTTATGCGCTGTCGCGTTATTCCATGCGGGGCGGCGCGACCATGGGCCTCTTCGTCCTGACGGCGAAGATGCTGCCCGCGACGCTGCTCGTCATTCCGCTGTTTTCGATCTTTTCCAGCTTCGGCCTGATCGGCAGCCTGTGGACGCTGGTTCTGGCGCATTCGACAATGATCATTCCTTTCGCCACATGGATGCTGAAAGGCTATTTCGACACCATCCCGAAGGAACTGGAACAGGCTGCCATGGTCGACGGCTGCTCGCCGATCGGCGCGATGGTGCGCGTCGTGCTTCCCATCGCCACACCGGGGCTCGCCGCCACCGCACTTTATGCCTTCGTGCTCAGCTGGGCAGACTATGCCTATGCCCGCACCTTCCTCGTCAACTCGCCGGACAACTGGACGGCCAATCTCGGCATCACCACGATGCAGGGCGAATATGTCACCTACTGGAACGACATTTCCGCCGCATCCGTGTTCATCGCGCTGCCGATCATCGCAATCTACCTGTTCCTGGAACGTTATTTGGTCGGCGGCCTCACCGCTGGCGCGGAGAAATAA
- a CDS encoding glycerophosphodiester phosphodiesterase: MNMPILLERDGHRTWLKWHRGRRRAADTAFTGERIIEAMCLGASIEVDLVIHADHGCAVLHDLTLERETTGAGRVRNTSAAALRQLHLRDNQGQPVSSRVMLLEDLCTLLAREIIHPDALLQLDFKEDRHALTPQVIAGFSASIAPLAGSMILSGGDFDAIAALAASVPDLKTGYDPCEDDTLARLQQDGNFSGFIEQALATAPAAGMIYLDYRIVLAAEDAGIDIIAPIHAAGRRVDAWTINRITPQSITDVGRLLRLKVDQITTDDPEGLTEAFSR, from the coding sequence ATGAACATGCCCATCCTCCTCGAACGTGACGGCCACCGCACCTGGCTCAAATGGCATCGTGGCCGCCGCCGCGCCGCCGATACCGCCTTCACCGGCGAGCGCATCATTGAGGCCATGTGCCTTGGCGCGAGCATCGAAGTTGATCTCGTCATTCACGCCGACCACGGCTGCGCCGTGCTGCATGATCTGACGCTGGAGCGGGAAACCACGGGCGCCGGAAGGGTGCGCAACACCTCCGCCGCCGCGCTGCGCCAGCTGCATCTGCGCGACAATCAGGGCCAGCCCGTATCCTCAAGGGTGATGCTGCTCGAAGACCTCTGCACCCTGCTCGCCCGCGAGATCATCCATCCCGATGCCCTGCTTCAGCTCGATTTCAAGGAAGACCGGCACGCCCTCACCCCGCAGGTCATCGCCGGTTTCAGCGCAAGCATCGCGCCATTGGCGGGCTCCATGATCCTGTCCGGCGGTGATTTCGACGCGATCGCCGCGCTTGCCGCATCGGTCCCCGATCTCAAAACCGGATATGATCCATGTGAGGACGACACACTCGCACGGCTGCAGCAGGACGGAAACTTTTCCGGCTTCATCGAACAGGCGCTTGCCACGGCACCGGCTGCCGGAATGATCTATCTCGACTACCGGATCGTCCTTGCCGCTGAAGATGCCGGCATCGATATCATCGCCCCCATCCACGCCGCCGGCCGCCGTGTCGATGCCTGGACCATCAACCGCATCACGCCGCAATCGATCACCGATGTCGGGCGGCTTTTGCGGCTCAAGGTCGACCAGATCACCACCGATGACCCGGAAGGGCTAACCGAGGCATTCAGCCGATGA
- a CDS encoding SDR family NAD(P)-dependent oxidoreductase, producing MRLESVFGLKGRTALVTGSSRGIGAAIAEGLAGAGAHVILHGVKPGAAAPVQHRIVASGGTAQELAGDLSEAGAGRDLIERAEAIAPVDILVINASAQINAVLSELTSADLAFQLAVNLGSTVDMLQAALPRMAARKWGRVVSIGSVNQLRPKGIVTAYAATKAAQHNLIQSQARDYARDNVLLNTLAPGLIDTDRNAHRRDEDPEGWAEYVRTLNWMGRAGQPEEMVGAAIFLSSQACSFMTGETVLMTGGY from the coding sequence ATGCGTCTCGAAAGCGTGTTTGGATTGAAGGGCCGCACGGCACTCGTCACCGGTTCCAGCCGTGGAATAGGCGCCGCCATTGCCGAGGGGCTGGCGGGCGCGGGTGCCCATGTCATCCTGCATGGCGTAAAGCCGGGCGCTGCCGCGCCCGTGCAGCACCGGATCGTCGCAAGCGGCGGCACGGCGCAGGAACTGGCGGGGGATCTTTCCGAGGCCGGTGCCGGTCGTGACCTCATCGAACGGGCCGAGGCGATTGCACCGGTCGATATTCTTGTCATCAATGCCAGCGCCCAGATCAACGCCGTGCTGTCGGAACTGACATCCGCCGATCTGGCGTTTCAGCTGGCGGTCAATCTCGGCTCGACGGTGGATATGCTGCAGGCGGCCCTGCCGCGCATGGCGGCCCGCAAATGGGGCAGGGTGGTTTCCATCGGCTCGGTCAATCAGCTGCGGCCGAAGGGCATCGTCACCGCCTATGCCGCCACCAAGGCAGCGCAGCACAATCTGATCCAGAGTCAGGCGCGGGATTATGCGCGCGACAATGTATTGCTCAACACGCTCGCGCCCGGCCTCATCGACACCGACCGCAATGCCCACCGTCGTGATGAGGACCCCGAAGGCTGGGCGGAATACGTCCGGACGCTGAACTGGATGGGCCGTGCCGGGCAGCCGGAAGAAATGGTGGGTGCCGCCATCTTCCTGTCGTCGCAGGCCTGCAGTTTCATGACCGGTGAAACCGTGCTGATGACGGGCGGTTACTGA